A single region of the Novosphingobium sp. SL115 genome encodes:
- a CDS encoding TonB-dependent receptor, whose protein sequence is MTRLSTRAVLAASAALFALPAVPAFAQEAPADEATAYDATNEITVIARRREERLLDVPIAISALSTEALEKAGAKDLSGIQGAIPNVNIVQGRGSASSANFYIRGIGQPDALQTFDPAVGVYVDGVYLSRIQGALLNLFDVQRVEVLRGPQGTLYGKNTIGGAVNVVSKKPDLNTLRGEAAITYGRFNEVTAKGYVSAPLVADKLALSVAGVYDDRDGIVTDPATGKKYNDRNNLSGRAILRAQPSETVEVLISGDYTRQRNTLTLGQATAPLIGFNYNATFTGLTPFTIAPAAGPWDYKASTSFNNNEGQRLDHWGVSGTVNVDLSDALQFVSITAYRKLKTDFFVDIDATSAELGDVFVGTRQHQFSQELQLKLDADKLKGVLGVYYLNEHVTSHQEAYADSYLRYVGTPLNFLRTIDDEQDTKSYAAFGQLTYDFTDALSLTGGLRYTRETKEYFRTTTATTSSPVFPAIVIKSTFTFPTNLPTPFNTLDSVTYEAWTPSATISYKPSRNTMVYGSASRGFKSGGFNGRVNGIGDVTQVVNGATVIVPTFKPETVWTYEVGAKGSFLDGRVNISGAAFYSDYENFQARVGGGNTGITGGSFPVLNAGKLRIQGFEFDLNVRPAQPVTLFASVGYLHADYKEFNDGRRAPAFSCNPTGQAITCRPAFAPPLTLRVGGEYRVPLGAASLSLGGDARFVDKHYLSVDNRPGLTEDGYWIGNLYAQVDFEKFYLRGAVKNVGNTLYKTDGQEFSSVGNIQTAYYGDPRTWNVTLGVRF, encoded by the coding sequence ATGACCCGTCTTTCCACGCGCGCCGTTCTGGCCGCTTCCGCCGCGCTGTTTGCCTTGCCTGCCGTCCCGGCTTTTGCGCAGGAGGCGCCTGCGGATGAAGCAACCGCCTATGACGCCACCAACGAAATCACCGTGATCGCGCGCCGCCGCGAAGAACGCCTGCTCGACGTACCCATCGCGATCTCGGCGCTCAGCACCGAAGCACTTGAAAAGGCCGGTGCCAAAGACCTTTCGGGCATTCAAGGCGCCATCCCCAACGTCAACATCGTGCAGGGCCGTGGCTCTGCCAGCAGCGCCAACTTCTACATTCGCGGTATCGGCCAGCCCGACGCGCTGCAAACCTTCGATCCCGCCGTTGGCGTCTATGTCGATGGCGTTTACCTCAGCCGTATTCAGGGCGCACTGCTCAACCTGTTCGATGTCCAGCGCGTTGAAGTGCTGCGCGGCCCGCAGGGCACGCTCTATGGCAAGAACACCATCGGCGGCGCGGTCAACGTCGTGTCGAAAAAGCCGGACCTCAATACCCTGCGCGGTGAAGCGGCGATCACCTATGGCCGCTTCAATGAAGTGACCGCCAAAGGCTATGTCTCGGCCCCGCTGGTGGCGGACAAACTCGCCCTGTCGGTCGCCGGTGTCTATGATGACCGCGACGGTATCGTCACCGATCCCGCCACCGGCAAGAAGTACAACGACCGCAACAATCTGTCGGGCCGCGCCATCCTGCGCGCACAGCCCAGCGAAACGGTCGAAGTGCTGATTTCGGGCGACTACACCCGCCAGCGCAACACCCTCACGCTGGGTCAGGCCACCGCACCGCTGATCGGCTTCAACTACAACGCCACCTTCACCGGTCTCACCCCATTCACCATCGCCCCCGCAGCGGGACCGTGGGACTACAAGGCCTCGACCAGCTTCAACAACAACGAAGGCCAGCGGCTCGATCACTGGGGCGTTTCGGGCACCGTCAACGTCGATCTGTCCGACGCATTGCAATTTGTCTCGATAACCGCCTATCGCAAACTGAAAACCGACTTCTTCGTCGACATCGACGCGACCAGCGCCGAACTGGGCGATGTCTTCGTCGGCACCCGCCAGCACCAGTTCAGCCAGGAACTCCAGCTCAAGCTCGACGCCGACAAGCTGAAGGGCGTGCTGGGCGTGTACTATCTCAACGAACACGTCACTTCGCATCAGGAAGCCTATGCCGACAGCTATCTGCGCTATGTCGGCACCCCGCTGAATTTCCTGCGCACCATCGATGATGAGCAGGATACCAAGTCCTACGCCGCGTTCGGCCAGTTGACCTATGATTTCACCGATGCGCTCTCGCTGACGGGCGGCCTGCGCTATACCCGTGAAACCAAGGAATACTTCCGCACCACCACGGCGACCACGTCCAGCCCGGTGTTCCCGGCGATTGTTATCAAAAGCACGTTCACGTTCCCCACCAACTTGCCCACCCCCTTCAACACGCTCGACAGCGTGACCTATGAAGCATGGACGCCCTCGGCCACGATCAGCTACAAGCCATCGCGCAACACCATGGTCTATGGCTCGGCCAGCCGTGGCTTCAAATCGGGGGGCTTCAACGGTCGCGTCAACGGCATTGGCGACGTGACGCAAGTGGTAAATGGCGCGACCGTGATCGTCCCCACCTTCAAGCCCGAAACCGTGTGGACGTATGAAGTCGGCGCCAAGGGTTCATTCCTTGATGGCCGGGTGAACATTTCAGGCGCAGCGTTCTATTCCGATTACGAAAACTTCCAGGCCCGCGTCGGCGGCGGTAACACCGGTATCACCGGCGGCAGCTTCCCCGTGCTCAACGCTGGCAAACTGCGCATTCAAGGCTTCGAATTTGACCTGAACGTCCGCCCTGCACAGCCTGTCACCCTGTTCGCCTCGGTCGGCTATCTCCATGCCGATTACAAGGAGTTCAACGACGGTCGCCGCGCGCCTGCGTTCAGTTGCAATCCTACCGGTCAGGCCATCACCTGCCGCCCGGCCTTCGCCCCGCCGCTCACCCTGCGCGTTGGTGGTGAATATCGCGTGCCATTGGGCGCAGCCTCGCTCAGCCTCGGCGGCGACGCGCGCTTTGTCGACAAGCACTACCTCTCGGTCGACAACCGCCCAGGCCTGACCGAAGACGGCTATTGGATCGGCAATCTCTACGCTCAGGTGGACTTCGAAAAGTTTTACCTGCGCGGCGCGGTCAAGAACGTGGGCAACACGCTCTACAAGACCGACGGGCAGGAGTTCAGCTCGGTCGGCAACATCCAGACCGCCTATTACGGTGATCCGCGCACCTGGAACGTCACGCTGGGCGTGCGCTTCTGA
- a CDS encoding TetR/AcrR family transcriptional regulator: protein MAQISAASPGKVPRTARGRETLRKLLDAAAAEFGERGFHEASISGITRRAGTALGSFYTYFDSKDAIFTALVRDMSARVATTAAAAVSAGSTGLQREREALEGFLHFARDHKEIYRIIDEAEFADPASYRDHYEGTATRIAARLAEGVAAGAVRDGAQDVRAWAIMGMNVFLGLRFGVWDDSRSVEEIAEVAADLLGEGLIRR, encoded by the coding sequence ATGGCGCAGATCAGCGCGGCCAGTCCGGGTAAGGTGCCGCGCACGGCGCGCGGGCGCGAAACGCTGCGCAAGCTGCTGGATGCAGCGGCGGCGGAATTTGGCGAGCGCGGCTTTCACGAAGCGTCGATCAGCGGAATCACCCGGCGGGCGGGCACCGCGCTGGGTAGTTTCTACACCTATTTCGATTCCAAGGACGCTATCTTTACCGCGCTGGTCCGCGATATGTCGGCCCGTGTGGCCACCACGGCAGCGGCCGCTGTCAGCGCCGGATCAACCGGGCTGCAGCGTGAGCGTGAGGCGCTGGAAGGATTTCTGCACTTTGCCCGCGATCACAAGGAAATCTACCGGATCATCGACGAGGCCGAATTTGCCGATCCTGCCAGCTACCGCGATCACTACGAAGGCACCGCAACCCGCATCGCCGCGCGTCTGGCCGAAGGTGTGGCGGCGGGCGCAGTGCGTGATGGTGCGCAGGATGTTCGTGCCTGGGCGATCATGGGGATGAACGTGTTTCTGGGCCTACGTTTTGGCGTGTGGGACGATAGCCGGAGTGTTGAAGAGATCGCCGAAGTGGCGGCGGACCTGCTGGGCGAAGGGCTTATTCGCCGGTAA
- a CDS encoding sterol desaturase family protein, whose translation MPETLSSLDLQTIDVVTYAVPVFVVMMLTEMIWAARRAPQAYEPRDTLTSLALGLGSTIAGALTAGIVLFATVWLYDHRVATLPLTWWAWALCFVLDDLNYYWAHRTGHRVRWFWAAHINHHSSQHYNLSTALRQTWTGFFALSFIFRIWPAFIGFHPAIILTVGGINLIYQFWIHTEAIGRMPRWLEAVLNTPSHHRVHHATNPLYLDRNYAGVFIVWDRLFGSFQRERDDLSISYGIVRQLGSFNLLHAVFHEWRAMAADFWHAPFKHKLSYLVRAPGWSHDGSREGSDAIRARWQERQGVTGE comes from the coding sequence ATGCCCGAAACGCTTTCGTCGCTGGATCTGCAGACCATTGATGTTGTCACATATGCCGTGCCGGTATTTGTGGTCATGATGCTGACCGAAATGATCTGGGCCGCGCGGCGCGCACCGCAGGCCTATGAACCGCGCGACACGCTGACCAGCCTTGCGCTGGGCCTTGGCAGCACCATTGCCGGTGCATTGACGGCCGGAATCGTGCTTTTCGCCACAGTCTGGCTTTACGATCACCGCGTTGCCACCTTACCTCTGACATGGTGGGCGTGGGCGCTATGCTTCGTGCTGGATGATCTCAACTATTACTGGGCGCATCGCACAGGCCATCGCGTACGCTGGTTCTGGGCTGCGCATATCAACCACCATTCCAGCCAGCATTACAATCTTTCTACAGCCCTGCGACAGACATGGACCGGCTTTTTCGCGCTATCCTTCATCTTCCGCATCTGGCCCGCCTTCATCGGCTTTCATCCCGCCATAATCCTGACGGTGGGCGGCATCAACCTGATCTACCAGTTCTGGATTCACACCGAAGCGATTGGCCGCATGCCGCGCTGGCTCGAAGCGGTGCTCAACACGCCGTCGCACCACCGCGTCCACCACGCCACCAACCCGCTCTATCTGGATCGCAATTACGCAGGCGTGTTCATTGTGTGGGACCGCCTGTTCGGCAGCTTTCAGCGCGAGCGTGACGACCTTTCCATCAGCTATGGCATCGTCAGGCAACTCGGCAGCTTCAATCTGCTGCACGCCGTCTTCCACGAATGGCGCGCCATGGCGGCCGATTTCTGGCACGCGCCGTTCAAGCACAAACTGTCCTATCTGGTTCGCGCGCCCGGCTGGAGCCATGATGGCAGCCGCGAAGGATCGGACGCCATCCGCGCGCGGTGGCAGGAACGACAAGGCGTTACCGGCGAATAA
- a CDS encoding TIGR01244 family sulfur transferase has translation MFRKIDDKTYASPQISLAEVAYAKALGIGLIVNNRPEGESDDQTPGPDIEAAARDAGIAYVAIPVTHAGFSMAQVEAMQKALEQAGDAPVLAYCRSGTRSTLLWALTQAKAGLAPDQIAEKAAGAGYDIAPIRATVDMLAAQAS, from the coding sequence ATGTTCCGCAAGATCGACGACAAGACTTATGCCAGCCCGCAAATCTCGCTGGCCGAGGTCGCCTATGCCAAGGCGCTGGGCATCGGCCTGATCGTGAATAACCGGCCCGAAGGGGAATCCGACGATCAGACGCCGGGACCAGATATCGAGGCCGCGGCCCGCGATGCCGGCATAGCCTATGTCGCAATCCCGGTGACACACGCCGGGTTCTCGATGGCGCAAGTGGAAGCCATGCAGAAAGCGCTGGAACAGGCTGGTGATGCACCGGTTCTGGCCTACTGCCGCTCAGGCACACGCTCGACCCTGCTATGGGCGCTGACCCAGGCAAAAGCGGGCCTCGCTCCAGACCAGATTGCCGAAAAGGCTGCAGGCGCAGGGTATGACATCGCCCCCATCCGCGCCACGGTCGACATGCTGGCAGCGCAAGCAAGCTGA
- a CDS encoding cold-shock protein yields MGFDRGRRGRGRDKRDGFGDEGGFDPYGGNGGGGGFGGGFGGGGYGGGGGRGGFGGGDRGGFGGGDRGGFGGGDRGGFGGGGGGGFGGPRGGGGGGFGGPRGGGGGGGMPAQVVGTGKGVVKFFNGQKGFGFIQREDGGEDVFVHISAVERAGLEGLAEGQQLEFNLVDRGGKISAADLQVVGDVIAVAAKPASPQRELTGEKATGTVKFFNAMKGFGFITRDDGQPDAFVHISAVERSGLRELNEGDKLEFDLEVDRRGKHSAVNLVPIQG; encoded by the coding sequence ATGGGTTTTGACAGAGGGCGGCGGGGTCGCGGACGCGACAAGCGCGACGGTTTCGGCGACGAAGGTGGTTTTGACCCCTACGGTGGCAATGGCGGCGGCGGCGGTTTCGGCGGCGGCTTTGGCGGTGGTGGCTACGGCGGTGGCGGTGGTCGCGGCGGCTTCGGCGGCGGTGACCGTGGCGGCTTCGGTGGCGGCGATCGCGGCGGCTTCGGCGGCGGTGACCGTGGTGGCTTCGGCGGCGGCGGTGGCGGCGGCTTTGGTGGTCCGCGCGGCGGCGGCGGTGGCGGCTTCGGCGGTCCCCGTGGCGGCGGCGGTGGCGGCGGTATGCCTGCCCAGGTTGTCGGAACCGGTAAGGGCGTCGTAAAGTTCTTCAACGGCCAGAAGGGCTTCGGCTTCATCCAGCGTGAAGATGGCGGCGAAGACGTGTTCGTCCACATCAGCGCGGTTGAACGTGCTGGCCTTGAAGGTCTGGCCGAAGGTCAGCAGCTTGAATTTAACCTTGTGGATCGCGGTGGCAAGATTTCTGCCGCTGACCTGCAGGTTGTTGGCGACGTGATCGCCGTTGCTGCAAAACCTGCTTCGCCGCAGCGCGAACTGACCGGTGAAAAGGCCACGGGCACGGTCAAGTTCTTCAACGCAATGAAGGGCTTTGGCTTCATCACTCGTGATGACGGCCAGCCGGACGCATTCGTGCACATCAGCGCGGTTGAGCGTTCGGGCCTGCGGGAACTGAACGAAGGCGACAAGCTTGAATTCGACCTTGAAGTCGATCGACGAGGCAAGCACTCGGCGGTCAACCTGGTGCCGATTCAGGGTTGA
- a CDS encoding aspartate aminotransferase family protein: MSITPLMPVYPRCGVRPVRGEHCHLISEDGTRYLDFASGIAVNLLGHSHEHLIGAIQKQAATLMHVSNLYGSPQGEHLAQRLVDLTFADTVFFTNSGAEAVECAIKTARAYHSAVGNDHKYELITFKNAFHGRTMATISASNQEKMHKGFLPLLEGFKYVDFDDLEGAKAAIGPNTAGFLVEPIQGEGGIRDGSDEFIKGLRALCDELDLVLIFDEVQCGVARAGTLYAYEQYGVIPDVMATAKGIGGGFPMGACLATEKAARGMVAGTHGSTYGGNPLAMAAGEAVLDVVANEAFLADVRAKGERLRGRIEQFIGNYPDLFIGVRGRGLMLGIMMKVEPRPFVTHMRDNHQVLTVSAGDNTVRVLPPLVIDDSHIDEFMERLSAAAASYAPEAPTA, from the coding sequence ATGTCGATCACCCCGCTCATGCCCGTATACCCCCGGTGCGGCGTGCGACCGGTGCGCGGTGAACATTGCCACCTGATTTCCGAAGATGGGACGCGCTATCTGGATTTCGCCAGCGGCATTGCGGTGAACCTGCTGGGCCATTCGCACGAACATCTGATTGGCGCGATCCAGAAGCAGGCAGCCACGCTGATGCATGTGTCGAATCTGTATGGCAGCCCGCAAGGTGAACATCTGGCGCAGCGCCTGGTGGACCTTACTTTTGCAGACACGGTGTTCTTCACCAATTCCGGTGCAGAAGCGGTGGAGTGCGCGATCAAGACTGCTCGTGCCTATCATTCCGCTGTCGGCAACGATCACAAGTATGAGCTGATTACTTTCAAGAACGCTTTTCACGGCCGGACGATGGCGACGATCAGCGCGTCCAATCAGGAAAAGATGCACAAGGGCTTTCTACCGTTGCTGGAAGGCTTCAAGTATGTCGACTTCGACGATCTTGAAGGCGCGAAGGCGGCGATCGGGCCAAACACCGCAGGTTTCCTGGTTGAACCTATTCAGGGTGAAGGCGGCATCCGTGACGGTTCGGATGAATTCATCAAGGGTCTGCGCGCGCTGTGTGACGAACTCGATCTCGTGCTGATCTTCGATGAAGTGCAGTGCGGCGTGGCACGGGCGGGCACGCTTTATGCCTATGAACAATACGGCGTGATCCCGGATGTGATGGCCACGGCCAAGGGTATCGGGGGGGGCTTCCCGATGGGCGCATGCCTTGCCACGGAAAAGGCTGCGCGCGGCATGGTAGCGGGCACGCATGGCAGCACGTATGGCGGCAATCCGCTGGCCATGGCTGCAGGCGAGGCGGTGCTGGATGTGGTGGCCAACGAGGCGTTTCTCGCCGACGTGCGCGCCAAGGGCGAGCGGCTGCGTGGCCGGATTGAACAGTTCATCGGCAACTACCCCGATCTGTTCATCGGTGTGCGCGGGCGTGGATTGATGCTTGGCATCATGATGAAGGTTGAGCCGCGTCCGTTCGTGACACATATGCGTGACAACCATCAGGTGCTGACCGTTTCGGCTGGCGACAACACGGTGCGCGTGTTGCCGCCGTTGGTGATCGACGACAGCCATATCGATGAATTCATGGAGCGGCTGTCTGCCGCTGCCGCAAGCTATGCGCCGGAGGCGCCAACAGCATGA
- the argF gene encoding ornithine carbamoyltransferase has protein sequence MTTKNRHFLNLADAGGDAVAAMLNDAMDRKAARAALPKGAPDADAPLAGHVLAMVFEKNSTRTRVSFDVAMRQLGGSALILDAGTTQLGRGETIADTARVLSRMADAIMLRTDDHAKVEELARYATVPVINGLTDLSHPCQIMADLLTVIEHGKALPGLEVAWLGDGNNVLNSIVEAAGLMKFNVRIGVPEGYESDAAFVEAAKLGGANVRIVRDPAEAVRGADVVVTDTWISMGQAHAEAKLAAMEPYRVNEALMAQAKADVLFLHCLPAHRGEEVTDSVIDGPCSVVWDEAENRIHAQKSVLRWAFGQI, from the coding sequence ATGACAACGAAGAACCGGCATTTCCTGAATCTGGCAGATGCGGGCGGCGATGCTGTCGCTGCCATGTTGAATGATGCGATGGACCGCAAGGCGGCGCGCGCCGCCCTGCCCAAGGGGGCGCCGGATGCCGACGCGCCGTTGGCGGGGCATGTGCTGGCCATGGTGTTCGAAAAGAACTCCACCCGCACGCGCGTTTCGTTCGATGTGGCGATGCGCCAGCTTGGCGGTTCGGCGTTGATCCTTGATGCGGGCACGACCCAGCTTGGCCGTGGCGAGACGATTGCCGATACCGCACGTGTTCTAAGCCGGATGGCCGATGCCATCATGCTGCGGACCGACGATCATGCCAAGGTCGAAGAACTGGCGCGTTATGCTACCGTCCCGGTCATCAACGGCCTGACCGACCTTTCGCACCCCTGCCAGATCATGGCTGATCTATTGACCGTGATCGAGCATGGCAAGGCGCTGCCAGGGCTGGAGGTGGCGTGGCTGGGTGATGGCAACAACGTGCTGAACTCGATTGTCGAGGCGGCTGGCCTGATGAAGTTCAACGTCCGTATTGGCGTACCCGAAGGTTATGAATCGGATGCGGCGTTCGTCGAGGCGGCAAAGCTGGGCGGGGCCAATGTGCGGATCGTGCGTGACCCGGCGGAGGCTGTTCGCGGTGCCGACGTGGTGGTGACCGACACCTGGATTTCGATGGGGCAAGCCCATGCGGAAGCCAAACTTGCTGCAATGGAGCCATATCGGGTCAATGAAGCTCTGATGGCGCAAGCCAAAGCCGATGTGTTGTTTCTGCACTGCCTGCCCGCACACCGTGGGGAAGAAGTGACTGACTCGGTTATCGACGGACCATGCTCGGTCGTATGGGACGAGGCCGAGAACCGCATCCATGCGCAGAAGTCGGTCTTGCGCTGGGCCTTTGGTCAGATCTGA
- the hslO gene encoding Hsp33 family molecular chaperone HslO → MSEQTQPSTGFDRVLHFTLPDRDARGRAVRLGPVLDTILSAHSYPAPIRQILAEALVVTALLGALLKDKDGQLTLQAQTQDGVVDLLVCDYRNGELRGYVRHDRARLDELGPAPSLFALFGEGYLAITFDLVATGQRYQGVVPLEGGSLAEACQSYFFQSEQVPTLIRVGVSHSSKGCVAGGLLVQHLPDGEDGRERLHARLDHPEWEHVSTLAGSISDDELVDPQLDLESVVWRLFHEEREIRAEPGAMLTRGCRCTADYYRDVLSRFAAADIDGMKNDDGLVVVDCAFCSRDFAIDLP, encoded by the coding sequence ATGAGTGAACAGACCCAGCCGTCGACTGGCTTTGACCGGGTGTTGCATTTTACCTTGCCCGACCGCGATGCTCGAGGGCGTGCGGTGCGGCTGGGGCCTGTTCTTGACACAATCCTATCCGCACACAGCTATCCCGCACCGATCCGCCAGATTCTGGCAGAGGCGTTGGTTGTCACGGCTTTGCTGGGCGCCTTGTTAAAGGACAAAGACGGCCAGCTTACCCTGCAAGCACAGACGCAGGACGGCGTGGTTGATTTGCTCGTTTGCGATTATCGCAACGGTGAACTGCGCGGCTATGTGCGGCATGATCGGGCGCGGCTTGATGAATTAGGGCCTGCGCCGTCGTTGTTTGCGCTGTTCGGTGAAGGCTATCTCGCAATCACGTTCGATCTTGTCGCCACGGGCCAGCGTTATCAGGGTGTGGTGCCACTGGAGGGCGGTTCACTTGCTGAAGCGTGTCAAAGCTATTTCTTCCAGTCCGAGCAGGTGCCTACACTGATCCGCGTGGGTGTCAGCCATTCGTCCAAGGGGTGTGTGGCGGGCGGGTTACTGGTGCAGCACCTCCCCGATGGAGAGGATGGGCGCGAACGACTGCATGCTCGGCTGGATCATCCTGAATGGGAACATGTTTCGACATTGGCCGGATCAATCAGCGATGATGAACTGGTCGACCCGCAACTGGATCTGGAAAGTGTGGTCTGGCGGCTGTTCCACGAAGAGCGGGAAATTCGCGCTGAGCCAGGTGCAATGCTGACTCGCGGATGCCGCTGTACGGCGGATTATTACCGCGATGTTCTTAGCCGGTTTGCCGCGGCAGATATTGATGGCATGAAAAATGACGATGGCTTGGTCGTGGTCGATTGCGCCTTCTGTTCGCGTGATTTCGCTATCGACCTGCCGTAA
- a CDS encoding DUF3617 domain-containing protein, giving the protein MMKVAKRQFGILARATGGGLCAGLGLITAAGLAQGPSLGMLDRLEPGLWEIQPRDSATAAIKLCVDSGRKLIQIRHPREACQRFVIEDKPGAVTVQYSCPANGYGRTSLRFENARLVQIETQGIDGGLPFNFVAEARRIGTCMR; this is encoded by the coding sequence ATGATGAAGGTTGCAAAGCGGCAGTTCGGGATATTGGCCCGTGCAACAGGCGGCGGGCTTTGCGCAGGCCTTGGCTTGATAACGGCCGCGGGGCTGGCGCAGGGTCCATCCCTTGGAATGCTTGACCGGCTTGAGCCGGGCCTTTGGGAAATCCAGCCAAGAGATAGCGCTACTGCTGCGATCAAACTCTGTGTCGATAGCGGCCGCAAACTTATCCAGATTCGCCACCCGCGCGAGGCGTGCCAGCGTTTTGTTATTGAAGACAAGCCGGGTGCGGTGACAGTGCAATATTCCTGTCCGGCCAACGGTTATGGCCGTACCAGCTTGCGCTTCGAAAATGCCCGCTTGGTTCAGATCGAAACGCAAGGGATTGACGGGGGCCTGCCGTTCAATTTCGTGGCTGAAGCACGCCGTATTGGAACGTGCATGCGTTGA
- the queC gene encoding 7-cyano-7-deazaguanine synthase QueC has product MPENTSPLAQSPATVAPLAVVLLSGGLDSMVCAGLAQEQGFRVLALTIDYNQRHRVELEAARIIAQRLGVDRHVILPLDLRQFGGSALTDDIAVPKDGVGDDIPVTYVPARNLVFLSLALAWAEAAGSNDLFIGVNALDYSGYPDCRPEFVSGFESLARIATKVGSEGGTVKVHAPLQHMKKSEIAREAARLGLEAGQSWSCYDPLSDGRACGVCDSCRLRRAGFEEAGLNDGTRYGGG; this is encoded by the coding sequence ATGCCTGAAAACACGTCACCTCTGGCGCAATCGCCCGCCACTGTCGCCCCGCTCGCCGTCGTTCTCCTTTCCGGAGGACTGGATTCGATGGTTTGCGCAGGTCTGGCGCAAGAGCAGGGTTTCCGTGTTCTGGCGCTGACGATTGACTACAATCAGCGGCATCGGGTTGAACTGGAAGCTGCCCGCATAATTGCGCAGCGGCTGGGGGTGGATCGCCATGTGATCCTGCCGCTTGATCTTCGCCAGTTTGGCGGTTCGGCGCTGACCGATGATATCGCAGTCCCGAAGGACGGCGTGGGCGACGATATTCCAGTTACTTATGTCCCCGCGAGAAATCTGGTGTTTCTGTCGCTTGCATTGGCATGGGCCGAAGCTGCGGGTTCGAACGATCTTTTTATCGGGGTGAATGCGCTCGATTATTCGGGCTATCCCGATTGTCGTCCAGAATTCGTTTCTGGTTTTGAATCGCTTGCGCGGATTGCGACGAAAGTTGGGAGTGAAGGCGGGACGGTAAAGGTTCACGCCCCTCTGCAGCACATGAAGAAATCGGAAATTGCGCGTGAAGCTGCGCGCCTGGGGCTTGAAGCAGGCCAAAGCTGGTCTTGCTACGATCCCTTGTCGGATGGGAGAGCCTGCGGTGTGTGCGACAGTTGTCGTCTCAGGCGCGCAGGATTTGAAGAGGCAGGCCTGAATGACGGAACCCGGTACGGCGGCGGCTGA